From Leptotrichia wadei, one genomic window encodes:
- the aroA gene encoding 3-phosphoshikimate 1-carboxyvinyltransferase, with translation MKIKIKPSTLNGKIEIPPSKSYSHRAVIAAALAESEKKSMIDNLKFSVDITTTTDIMENWGAKIKRFESALEIVGNDGRVVPKDKYVQCNESGSTIRFLIPVGITSENELIFDGKGKLVDRPLDSYYKIFEEQGLKYETTGGKLPLTVNGKLKAGNYEIDGNISSQFITGLLYALPLLDGDSKLIINKNLESKGYIDLTLEILQLAGIEIKNNDYKSFEIKGNQSYKPFDYTVEGDYSQVAFWIVAGIISANCDNEVKCLHVNKNSLQGDREIIEIVTRMGANLEIFDDYVIVKPSKTKGTVIDISQCPDIAPILTVLAALSEGETRIINGERLRIKESDRITSIKTELNKLGANVTEEGDSLIIQGVEGFIGGITVSAWNDHRIAMSLAVASSRCEKEIVLEEAESVRKSYPHFWDDFVKMGGEIEKDC, from the coding sequence ATGAAAATAAAAATAAAACCAAGTACATTAAATGGAAAAATAGAAATACCACCGTCAAAAAGTTATTCGCATAGAGCGGTGATTGCAGCGGCATTAGCCGAAAGTGAGAAGAAGTCGATGATTGATAATTTAAAGTTTTCTGTGGATATTACTACAACAACGGATATTATGGAAAATTGGGGAGCGAAAATTAAAAGATTTGAAAGTGCTCTTGAGATTGTCGGGAATGATGGGAGAGTTGTTCCGAAGGATAAGTATGTGCAATGTAATGAGTCGGGGTCGACTATTAGGTTTTTGATTCCTGTTGGGATTACGAGCGAGAATGAATTGATTTTTGATGGGAAAGGGAAATTGGTGGATAGACCGCTGGATTCGTATTATAAAATTTTTGAGGAGCAAGGGTTGAAGTATGAGACAACTGGTGGGAAATTGCCACTTACGGTTAATGGAAAATTGAAAGCTGGGAATTATGAGATTGATGGAAATATTAGTTCGCAGTTTATTACTGGGCTTTTGTATGCTTTGCCACTTCTTGATGGGGATTCTAAGCTGATTATTAATAAAAATTTGGAGTCGAAGGGGTATATTGATTTGACGCTGGAAATTTTGCAGTTGGCTGGAATTGAGATAAAAAATAATGATTATAAATCGTTTGAGATAAAAGGTAATCAGAGTTATAAGCCTTTTGATTATACTGTTGAAGGGGATTATTCGCAAGTGGCGTTTTGGATTGTTGCGGGGATAATTTCAGCGAATTGTGATAATGAAGTGAAATGTTTGCATGTGAATAAAAATTCGTTGCAAGGAGATAGGGAAATTATTGAGATTGTTACTAGAATGGGGGCAAACCTTGAAATTTTTGATGATTATGTGATTGTGAAGCCATCTAAAACAAAAGGAACTGTGATTGATATTTCTCAATGTCCTGATATTGCACCAATTTTAACTGTGCTTGCTGCATTGAGTGAAGGAGAAACTCGGATTATTAATGGAGAAAGACTTAGAATTAAGGAGTCGGATAGAATTACTTCAATAAAGACTGAGCTTAATAAACTTGGTGCGAATGTGACTGAGGAAGGGGATAGCTTGATTATTCAAGGTGTAGAAGGATTTATTGGTGGAATTACGGTGAGTGCTTGGAATGATCATAGAATTGCGATGTCTTTGGCAGTTGCGTCATCTCGATGTGAGAAAGAGATTGTTTTGGAAGAAGCTGAAAGTGTGAGAAAATCTTATCCGCATTTCTGGGATGATTTTGTAAAAATGGGTGGAGAAATAGAGAAAGATTGCTAA
- a CDS encoding AAA family ATPase, which translates to MKIKNLYIENEKRLKNLNINFENDEKILDVVVLAGVNGTGKTTVLEVISEYFKNIEQGLKNKNKIEIEFESDEKGLNNLIENEETKVIYVPATVEFRNVWNDEKYFLELIKDKFSYTIGTYKFRNIPDYIRSKIMNKVTEGSDKSSQQIMEEVVSEINEMFQVLDENNDIKLVGMSKANSLEKILPIFKNSSGDTFDINNLSSGEKQLFLRTLAIRTMEPENSIILIDEPELSLHPKWQQRIVDVYRKIGKNNQIIIATHSPHILGSVRKENIMLLDKDDEGKIVVRTGDELYDSYGQPTDRVLKDIMGLQTTRNPKVFKLLEEAGELVDKNEYESEEFKIKYKKLREILGNKDEDLLLMDMDIQIRKKRGLKNVESK; encoded by the coding sequence ATGAAAATAAAAAACTTATACATAGAAAATGAAAAAAGATTGAAAAATTTAAATATTAATTTTGAAAATGATGAAAAAATATTAGATGTTGTTGTTTTGGCTGGAGTAAATGGAACAGGTAAAACAACAGTTTTGGAAGTTATATCAGAATATTTTAAAAATATTGAACAAGGTTTAAAAAATAAAAATAAAATAGAGATAGAATTTGAATCAGATGAAAAAGGTTTAAATAACTTGATTGAAAATGAAGAAACTAAGGTGATTTATGTTCCAGCAACAGTAGAATTTAGAAATGTATGGAATGATGAAAAATATTTTTTAGAATTAATTAAAGATAAATTTTCGTATACTATTGGAACATATAAATTTCGTAACATTCCTGATTATATAAGATCCAAAATTATGAATAAAGTAACTGAAGGAAGTGATAAAAGTTCACAACAAATAATGGAAGAAGTAGTTTCTGAAATAAATGAAATGTTTCAAGTTCTCGATGAAAATAATGATATTAAATTAGTAGGAATGTCAAAAGCTAACAGTTTAGAAAAAATACTTCCTATCTTTAAAAATTCATCAGGAGATACATTCGATATAAATAATTTATCATCAGGAGAAAAACAATTATTCTTACGAACATTAGCAATAAGAACAATGGAACCTGAAAATTCAATTATTTTGATTGATGAACCAGAACTTTCGTTGCATCCAAAATGGCAGCAAAGAATTGTTGATGTTTATAGGAAAATCGGAAAAAACAATCAGATTATTATTGCGACACATTCTCCACATATTTTAGGGAGTGTAAGAAAAGAAAATATTATGTTGCTGGATAAGGATGATGAAGGGAAAATTGTGGTTAGGACTGGGGATGAATTGTATGATTCTTACGGACAGCCGACGGATAGAGTGTTGAAGGATATTATGGGACTTCAAACTACTAGAAATCCTAAAGTGTTTAAGTTGTTGGAAGAGGCTGGGGAGTTAGTGGATAAAAATGAATATGAGAGTGAAGAATTTAAAATTAAATATAAAAAATTACGAGAAATATTAGGTAATAAGGATGAGGATTTGCTTTTAATGGATATGGATATTCAAATTAGAAAAAAACGAGGTTTGAAAAATGTTGAAAGTAAATAA
- a CDS encoding Type 1 glutamine amidotransferase-like domain-containing protein, translated as MSKLFLTSYLAGTKNLAKEFLKDVPEKEITFVPTASNTEDYKGYVDEAKQAFLELGFSINILDISKTTKQKIEGILKDTKILYVSGGNTFYLLQELKRKKILDTIKNKISNGMLYIGESAGAIITSKNIEYNQIMDNKDIASDLDNYEAMNITDFYILPHNNEFTFVESTKETIKIYENKLNLLPISNSEAVFVNGKDFVVKNDDK; from the coding sequence ATGAGTAAATTATTTTTGACATCATATTTAGCAGGAACGAAAAATTTAGCGAAAGAATTTTTAAAAGATGTACCAGAAAAAGAAATTACGTTTGTTCCGACTGCTTCAAACACTGAAGATTATAAAGGATATGTAGACGAAGCTAAGCAGGCATTTTTGGAATTGGGATTTTCAATAAATATTTTAGATATTTCAAAAACAACAAAACAAAAAATAGAAGGTATATTGAAGGATACAAAAATTTTGTATGTGTCAGGTGGGAATACATTTTATCTATTGCAGGAGCTAAAACGTAAAAAAATTTTGGATACTATTAAAAACAAAATTTCAAATGGGATGCTTTATATAGGAGAATCGGCTGGAGCGATTATTACTTCTAAAAATATAGAATACAATCAGATAATGGATAATAAGGATATTGCTTCTGATTTAGATAATTATGAAGCAATGAATATTACGGATTTTTATATTTTGCCACATAATAATGAATTTACGTTTGTCGAAAGTACAAAAGAAACTATAAAAATTTATGAAAATAAATTAAATTTGCTTCCAATAAGCAATAGTGAGGCAGTTTTTGTAAATGGAAAAGATTTTGTTGTAAAAAATGATGATAAATAA
- the aroC gene encoding chorismate synthase — MAANFGKNYKISIFGESHGNALGVNIDGISAGTELDLEFISQEMRRRAPGRSKLTTPRVEKDEFEILSGFFDGKTTGTPLAMIIRNSNQRSKDYSELKRKPRPGHADWSGFNRYNGFNDIRGSGHFSGRITASLVFAGAIAKQILKEQGILIAAHIKSVKDIEDRDFVESDITEENIDKLRNMTLPVLNEEIVEKIEKAVEKTREEKNSLGGIVELMVTGLPAGIGDPYFESMESELSRMIFSVQATKGIEFGAGFGITEMTGYEANDEMYFDEKGNIKSFTNNNGGIIGGITTGMPISFKVAIKPTASIEKAQKTVNLETKQNDILEVHGRHDPIIVPRAVPVLEAATAIVILDRVLEAKKRFL; from the coding sequence ATGGCAGCAAATTTTGGAAAAAATTATAAAATTTCGATTTTTGGAGAATCGCATGGAAATGCATTAGGAGTAAATATTGACGGAATTTCAGCAGGAACAGAGCTGGATTTGGAATTTATCTCGCAGGAAATGAGAAGAAGAGCACCTGGAAGATCGAAATTGACAACACCTAGAGTGGAAAAGGATGAATTTGAGATTTTGAGTGGATTTTTTGATGGAAAAACGACTGGAACGCCACTTGCGATGATTATCAGAAATTCAAATCAGCGTTCAAAGGATTACAGCGAATTAAAAAGAAAGCCAAGACCAGGACATGCAGACTGGAGCGGATTTAACAGATATAACGGATTTAATGATATTCGTGGAAGTGGACATTTTTCTGGGAGAATAACGGCTTCGTTGGTATTTGCTGGAGCAATTGCAAAACAGATTTTGAAAGAGCAGGGAATTTTAATTGCAGCACATATCAAATCGGTAAAGGATATTGAAGATAGGGACTTTGTGGAAAGTGATATTACAGAAGAAAATATTGATAAACTTAGGAATATGACTTTGCCTGTCTTGAATGAGGAAATTGTGGAAAAAATCGAGAAGGCTGTGGAAAAAACTAGGGAAGAAAAGAATTCACTTGGTGGAATTGTAGAGCTTATGGTTACAGGACTTCCTGCGGGAATAGGAGATCCATATTTTGAATCCATGGAAAGCGAGCTTTCGAGAATGATTTTCTCGGTGCAGGCTACAAAAGGAATAGAGTTTGGGGCAGGATTTGGAATTACAGAAATGACAGGATATGAAGCTAATGATGAGATGTATTTTGATGAAAAAGGAAATATAAAATCATTTACAAATAATAACGGTGGAATCATAGGTGGAATAACGACTGGAATGCCAATATCATTTAAAGTGGCGATAAAACCGACGGCTTCAATTGAAAAAGCACAAAAAACTGTAAATCTTGAAACAAAGCAAAATGATATTTTAGAAGTTCATGGAAGACATGATCCAATAATAGTGCCGAGAGCAGTGCCAGTACTGGAGGCGGCTACGGCAATTGTAATTTTGGATAGAGTTTTGGAAGCTAAGAAACGTTTTTTGTAA
- a CDS encoding endonuclease MutS2 yields the protein MKKNYDVLEFYKIINELIDLSRLEKTKEKFLDIDIIKEKSILDRELMLMKEMIDFYKYDDGLELAGLADITKMMNSIDIIGSYLSVEDLATLKKNLTIFRISKSRAKNVRDKYKTIWNLFSNVEEVREIENFISEAINDEGVLKDDASIGLRDVRRQKQNINANIKEKFDELISNKNTQNAIQERIVTQRNDRYVIAVKTDFKGLIKGIEHDRSATGSTVYIEPLNVVSLNNKLREYEAREREEIRKILLRITEIVKTKKEEILEIKEILERLDFIDAKTTYSVNKKCIVPKIINKEYLKLVEARHPLIDENTVVPINFELGNPENIMLITGPNTGGKTVTLKVAGLLTIMALSGIPIPANEKTEVGYFHNVLADIGDEQSLEQNLSSFSGHVSKIKDIIEHASSKSLVLMDELGSGTDPMEGAAFAMAIIDYLNKKHVTSIITTHYSEVKAYAFNTTGIKSASMEFNVETLSPTYRLLEGIPGESNALIIARKYGISEEIIENAKSYISEDNQRVEEMLKSIKEKNDKLEMMHAQLEATRAELDKQKNIYEQKMVKLENEKNEIIKRAYEEADNYLKNMQAKAKNLIDKINSEESKKEDAKNAQRSLNMLRESFITDKKKNVKEKKIITQNVDFAVGEEVLVKTMNQNGKILKIMPDNRIQVQTGILKLVVSTDDIVKIQKKKTNKFKNFASLKRTSQVQGEIDLRGMNADEAIAELETYMDRAMLTGYHEIYIIHGKGTMVLRKKIHEYLRTSKYVAEFKDANQNEGGVGCTVVTLK from the coding sequence ATGAAAAAAAATTATGATGTATTGGAATTTTATAAAATAATTAACGAACTTATTGATTTGTCAAGATTGGAAAAGACTAAAGAAAAGTTTTTGGATATTGACATTATAAAGGAAAAGTCGATTTTAGACAGGGAACTTATGCTGATGAAGGAGATGATTGACTTTTATAAGTATGATGACGGACTGGAACTTGCGGGGCTTGCGGATATTACTAAAATGATGAATTCTATTGATATTATTGGATCTTATTTGAGTGTTGAGGATTTGGCGACTTTGAAGAAGAATTTGACAATTTTTAGGATTTCTAAAAGCCGGGCTAAAAATGTGAGAGATAAATATAAGACAATTTGGAATTTATTTAGTAATGTTGAAGAAGTTAGGGAAATTGAAAATTTTATTTCAGAAGCAATTAATGATGAAGGTGTTTTAAAAGATGATGCTTCAATTGGACTTCGAGATGTTAGAAGACAGAAACAGAATATCAATGCGAATATCAAGGAAAAATTTGATGAGCTGATTTCCAATAAAAATACACAAAATGCAATTCAGGAAAGAATTGTAACCCAAAGAAACGACAGATACGTAATTGCTGTAAAAACTGATTTTAAAGGGCTTATAAAAGGAATCGAACATGACAGGTCTGCAACAGGAAGCACAGTTTACATTGAACCTTTAAACGTTGTTTCATTGAACAATAAATTACGTGAATATGAAGCTCGTGAACGTGAAGAAATCAGGAAAATATTGCTTAGAATTACAGAAATTGTAAAAACTAAAAAGGAAGAAATTCTGGAAATCAAGGAAATTCTGGAAAGACTGGACTTTATTGATGCCAAAACGACTTATTCAGTTAATAAAAAATGTATCGTTCCAAAAATTATTAACAAGGAATATTTGAAACTGGTTGAGGCAAGACATCCGTTAATTGATGAAAATACAGTTGTACCAATTAATTTTGAGCTTGGAAACCCTGAAAATATAATGCTTATAACAGGACCTAATACTGGTGGAAAAACGGTAACATTGAAAGTAGCTGGACTTCTTACAATTATGGCACTATCTGGTATTCCAATTCCCGCAAATGAAAAAACTGAAGTTGGATATTTTCACAATGTATTAGCGGATATTGGGGATGAACAAAGTCTGGAGCAAAATTTATCTTCATTTTCAGGGCATGTTAGCAAAATAAAAGATATAATTGAACATGCAAGCAGTAAATCACTTGTATTAATGGATGAATTAGGAAGTGGAACTGACCCGATGGAAGGAGCAGCTTTTGCAATGGCAATCATTGATTATTTGAACAAAAAGCACGTAACTTCAATAATTACAACCCATTATAGCGAAGTAAAAGCCTATGCCTTTAACACAACAGGAATTAAAAGTGCCTCAATGGAATTTAATGTGGAAACATTGTCACCAACATACAGATTGCTGGAAGGAATACCTGGAGAAAGCAACGCTCTTATAATTGCAAGAAAATATGGAATTAGCGAAGAAATTATTGAAAATGCAAAAAGTTATATAAGTGAAGATAATCAGCGAGTTGAGGAAATGTTAAAATCCATAAAGGAAAAAAATGATAAATTGGAAATGATGCATGCGCAATTGGAGGCAACAAGAGCCGAACTTGATAAACAGAAAAACATTTACGAGCAAAAAATGGTAAAACTCGAAAATGAAAAAAATGAAATTATAAAACGTGCCTACGAAGAAGCCGACAATTACTTGAAAAATATGCAGGCAAAAGCCAAAAACCTGATTGACAAAATTAACAGCGAGGAATCTAAAAAAGAAGATGCGAAAAATGCTCAAAGAAGCCTGAATATGCTACGTGAATCATTCATTACAGACAAAAAGAAAAATGTAAAGGAAAAGAAAATTATTACTCAAAATGTAGATTTTGCCGTTGGAGAAGAAGTGCTTGTAAAAACAATGAATCAAAATGGAAAAATCTTGAAAATAATGCCAGATAACCGTATTCAAGTCCAAACTGGAATATTAAAGCTGGTTGTATCAACTGATGACATTGTAAAAATTCAAAAGAAAAAAACAAACAAATTCAAAAACTTCGCTTCATTAAAACGAACTTCTCAAGTACAAGGAGAAATCGACCTACGTGGAATGAACGCCGATGAAGCAATCGCAGAACTTGAAACTTATATGGATAGGGCAATGCTTACAGGGTATCATGAAATCTATATAATCCACGGAAAAGGAACAATGGTTTTAAGAAAGAAGATTCATGAATATTTGAGAACTTCAAAATATGTGGCAGAATTTAAAGATGCCAATCAGAATGAAGGGGGAGTTGGGTGTACGGTAGTTACTTTGAAATAG
- a CDS encoding retron system putative HNH endonuclease, whose amino-acid sequence MLKVNKKDEPEFFSEFKRKKNPKHWDVLNKPENLHIKPELKSYMLKNEQKIGDKSYCPYCEMILSFEDNDLKEDKKCHIEHIKPKSKFANLTFDYRNFLTSCSENKTCGHKKQSTWDNKLFINPVEENPEEYFSYSIRTGKIIPKKEIGLEYEKAIKTIEILNLNENKLCDYRKSYINQILNSIKNSRNDDEKIEIINYFDELPTLKKFLIENIKIL is encoded by the coding sequence ATGTTGAAAGTAAATAAAAAGGATGAACCAGAATTTTTTTCAGAGTTCAAAAGAAAGAAAAATCCTAAACACTGGGATGTTCTTAATAAACCAGAGAATCTTCATATAAAGCCAGAGTTAAAATCTTATATGTTAAAAAATGAACAAAAAATAGGAGATAAAAGTTACTGTCCTTATTGTGAAATGATACTGTCTTTTGAAGATAATGATTTAAAAGAAGATAAAAAATGCCATATAGAACATATAAAACCAAAAAGTAAATTTGCCAATCTCACTTTTGATTACAGAAATTTTTTAACATCCTGTTCAGAAAACAAAACATGTGGGCATAAAAAACAATCTACTTGGGATAATAAATTATTTATAAATCCAGTTGAAGAAAATCCAGAAGAATATTTTTCATATAGCATAAGAACAGGTAAAATTATTCCAAAAAAAGAAATTGGACTTGAATACGAGAAGGCAATAAAAACAATTGAAATTTTAAATTTAAATGAAAATAAATTATGTGATTATAGAAAAAGTTATATAAATCAGATATTAAATAGCATTAAAAACTCAAGAAATGATGATGAGAAAATAGAAATTATAAATTATTTTGATGAACTTCCAACATTAAAAAAATTTTTAATAGAAAATATTAAAATTTTATAA
- a CDS encoding M23 family metallopeptidase, whose amino-acid sequence MDNEKKNVNRVLNEKKENLENKNSKSRKKTGIILGITALLILGIIILGMIFGRKNINFKNIVTEDEDDKIFRINPIKDPQVTYYNFRGEVYPDWAKFGLTRSNGARGHQGIDIFALPGTDVYAVLDGKIVDMYVDKTGYGLNFYLEVNPKELEKIKRKNYKPKESAREWAYSPNYDPNTMQVKYIRYCHLSEVNVKIGDTVKAGQVIAKTGTTGNASGTHAPHLHFEIAFEMRGKGLTNRVDPEMYFKIKNGNQMSRHEIKIQTEAARTEWFEPKGYDIGFRNKSIFLEKKDDLHKKEKIINNSKKVNLKKVGKK is encoded by the coding sequence ATGGATAATGAAAAGAAAAATGTAAATAGAGTTTTGAATGAAAAAAAAGAAAATTTAGAAAACAAAAATTCAAAATCTAGAAAAAAAACAGGAATAATTTTGGGAATAACGGCTTTATTGATTTTAGGAATTATAATTTTGGGGATGATATTTGGTAGAAAAAATATTAATTTTAAAAATATTGTAACTGAAGATGAAGATGATAAAATTTTTAGAATTAATCCAATAAAAGATCCACAGGTTACATATTACAATTTTCGTGGAGAAGTTTATCCTGACTGGGCTAAATTTGGACTGACTCGAAGTAATGGGGCAAGAGGACATCAAGGAATTGATATTTTTGCATTGCCGGGAACGGATGTTTATGCGGTTCTGGATGGAAAAATTGTGGATATGTATGTGGATAAAACAGGGTATGGATTAAATTTTTATTTGGAAGTTAATCCAAAGGAGCTTGAGAAAATAAAAAGAAAAAATTACAAGCCTAAAGAAAGTGCAAGAGAATGGGCATACAGCCCAAATTATGACCCTAATACAATGCAAGTAAAATACATTAGATATTGCCATTTAAGCGAAGTAAACGTAAAAATTGGAGATACGGTAAAAGCTGGACAAGTAATTGCTAAAACAGGAACAACTGGAAATGCAAGTGGTACTCACGCTCCTCATCTCCATTTTGAAATAGCTTTTGAAATGCGTGGAAAAGGGCTTACAAACAGAGTCGATCCAGAAATGTACTTTAAAATAAAAAATGGAAATCAGATGTCAAGACATGAAATAAAGATTCAAACTGAAGCAGCTAGAACAGAATGGTTTGAACCAAAAGGGTATGATATTGGATTTAGAAATAAAAGTATATTTTTAGAAAAAAAAGATGATTTACATAAAAAAGAAAAAATAATAAACAATTCTAAAAAAGTAAATTTAAAAAAGGTGGGAAAAAAATAA
- the cysS gene encoding cysteine--tRNA ligase, translating into MKLYNTMTNKIEEFKTIEENKVKMYVCGPTVYNYIHLGNARPIVVFDTLARYFKYKGMEVNYVQNFTDVDDKIINKSMEEETSASEVSEKYIKYFFEDISKLNILESVKRPKVTENMAEIIEIIQKLIDNGFAYEKDGDVYFEVKKYKDYGKLSNQKIEELELGARIDVSEIKKNPVDFALWKEKKDGEPFWESPWGQGRPGWHIECSAMAKKYLGDTFDIHGGGQDLVFPHHENEIAQSKCAYHGNFANYWLHNGFIQINGDKMSKSLGNFFLLREILEKFSGNVVRLFILSTHYRKPINFSFENIEDTKKALQNIVKSMNKFENIVEKYKNEKIENIKNSEFSQKIDEFDKKFEDAMDEDMNTPQSLATIFDQIRETNKFISTNENEFSTIYYEIKKSYDSLKAKIENVFGIAIEVENAVKEEEGENMELTKKLIELLIKLRSEARSEKNFKLSDEIRDELKALGVEIKDNKDGSTDYNLL; encoded by the coding sequence ATGAAACTTTACAATACAATGACAAATAAAATTGAAGAATTTAAAACAATAGAAGAAAATAAGGTAAAAATGTATGTTTGTGGACCTACTGTCTATAATTACATACATTTGGGAAATGCACGACCGATTGTGGTGTTTGATACGTTGGCACGATATTTTAAATATAAAGGGATGGAAGTTAATTATGTACAGAATTTTACGGATGTGGATGATAAGATTATAAATAAGTCTATGGAAGAAGAAACTTCTGCGAGCGAGGTTTCGGAAAAATATATAAAATATTTTTTTGAGGATATTAGCAAGCTGAATATTCTTGAGAGTGTTAAAAGACCTAAAGTTACTGAGAATATGGCTGAAATTATCGAGATTATTCAAAAATTAATTGATAATGGGTTTGCTTATGAGAAAGACGGGGATGTTTATTTTGAGGTGAAAAAATATAAGGATTATGGGAAATTGTCAAATCAGAAAATTGAGGAGCTGGAACTTGGGGCTAGGATTGATGTGTCGGAAATTAAGAAAAATCCAGTAGACTTTGCACTTTGGAAGGAAAAGAAGGATGGAGAGCCGTTTTGGGAATCGCCTTGGGGACAGGGGCGTCCTGGATGGCATATAGAATGTAGTGCAATGGCAAAAAAATATCTAGGGGATACATTTGATATTCACGGTGGCGGACAAGATTTAGTTTTTCCGCATCACGAAAATGAGATTGCTCAAAGTAAGTGTGCTTATCACGGAAATTTTGCAAATTACTGGCTTCACAACGGATTTATTCAGATAAATGGCGACAAGATGTCAAAATCGCTAGGAAATTTCTTTTTGCTTCGTGAAATACTTGAAAAATTTTCTGGAAATGTAGTAAGACTTTTTATTCTTAGCACTCATTACAGAAAGCCAATTAATTTTTCATTTGAGAATATAGAGGATACGAAAAAGGCATTGCAAAATATTGTAAAATCAATGAATAAATTTGAAAATATTGTTGAAAAATATAAGAATGAAAAAATAGAAAATATTAAAAATTCAGAGTTTTCTCAAAAAATTGATGAATTTGATAAAAAATTTGAAGATGCGATGGATGAGGATATGAACACGCCACAGTCATTAGCGACTATTTTTGATCAGATTAGGGAAACAAATAAATTTATTTCCACAAATGAAAATGAGTTTTCCACAATTTATTATGAAATAAAAAAATCTTATGATTCTTTGAAGGCAAAAATAGAAAATGTGTTTGGAATAGCGATTGAAGTAGAAAATGCTGTGAAGGAGGAAGAAGGAGAAAATATGGAATTGACAAAAAAATTAATTGAATTGCTGATAAAATTACGAAGTGAGGCAAGAAGTGAGAAAAATTTCAAGTTATCTGATGAAATTCGGGATGAATTGAAGGCACTTGGGGTGGAAATTAAGGATAATAAGGATGGAAGTACAGATTATAATTTATTGTAA
- the coaBC gene encoding bifunctional phosphopantothenoylcysteine decarboxylase/phosphopantothenate--cysteine ligase CoaBC, with protein MKNILVGVTGGIAAYKSAGIVSLLKKKGYNVKVVMTENATKIIGPLTLETLSRNRIYVDMWNSNPHYEVEHISLADWADMVLIAPATYNIIGKVANGIADDMPTTILAAVSVRKPVFFALAMNVNMYENPILKENIDKLKSFGYRFIDAEEGLLACNYSAKGRMSEPEDIVDEIERYSIFSKIENFDTALKGKKILITSGRTKENIDPVRYLSNNSSGKMGYSLAQAAADLGAEVTLISGPTDLKIPNGLKNFISVKSALEMYEKVDEYFKNTDIFIACAAVADYRPKEYKKEKIKKSDSDLVMELVRNPDILLEMSKKKEKQLLVGFAAETNEIRENALKKLEKKNLDIIVANNASVMGSDENMIEIIKKDRTSVKISQKSKMELAYDILREIIFELEKNK; from the coding sequence ATGAAAAATATTTTAGTAGGAGTTACAGGTGGAATTGCGGCATATAAATCAGCTGGGATTGTATCGCTTTTGAAAAAGAAAGGATATAATGTAAAAGTTGTGATGACTGAAAATGCTACAAAAATCATTGGACCTTTGACTCTTGAAACTTTATCAAGAAATAGGATTTATGTGGATATGTGGAACAGTAATCCGCATTATGAGGTGGAGCATATTTCACTTGCAGATTGGGCGGATATGGTTTTGATTGCACCTGCGACTTATAATATAATTGGAAAAGTGGCAAACGGGATTGCAGACGATATGCCTACGACGATTCTTGCTGCTGTTTCGGTAAGAAAGCCAGTATTTTTTGCTTTGGCGATGAATGTAAATATGTATGAAAATCCGATTTTAAAAGAGAATATTGATAAGCTAAAATCTTTTGGATACAGGTTTATTGATGCAGAAGAAGGATTACTTGCCTGTAATTATAGTGCGAAGGGCAGAATGAGCGAGCCAGAGGATATTGTCGATGAAATAGAAAGATACAGTATTTTTTCAAAAATAGAAAATTTTGATACTGCACTAAAAGGTAAAAAAATTCTTATAACAAGTGGGCGAACAAAGGAAAATATTGATCCTGTCAGATATTTGTCAAATAATTCAAGTGGAAAAATGGGATATTCACTTGCTCAGGCGGCTGCTGATCTGGGAGCAGAAGTAACTTTAATTAGCGGGCCTACGGACTTGAAAATTCCAAATGGGCTTAAAAACTTTATTTCTGTGAAATCGGCATTGGAAATGTATGAGAAAGTGGATGAATATTTTAAAAATACTGATATTTTCATAGCTTGTGCGGCAGTTGCTGATTACAGGCCAAAGGAATACAAAAAGGAAAAAATAAAGAAATCCGATTCAGATTTGGTTATGGAATTGGTTAGAAATCCTGATATTTTATTAGAGATGAGCAAAAAGAAGGAAAAACAGCTATTAGTTGGATTTGCCGCAGAAACTAATGAGATAAGGGAAAATGCATTAAAGAAACTGGAAAAGAAAAATTTGGATATTATAGTGGCAAATAATGCGTCTGTAATGGGCAGCGATGAAAATATGATTGAGATTATTAAAAAAGACAGAACTTCGGTAAAAATCAGTCAGAAAAGTAAAATGGAGCTGGCTTATGATATTTTGAGAGAGATTATTTTTGAGTTGGAAAAAAACAAATAA